The following are encoded in a window of Amycolatopsis lexingtonensis genomic DNA:
- a CDS encoding DUF1304 domain-containing protein — protein MNAVAQIFAAVAVLVHLLAFTWEVLLFERRGVHEGIFKIPAANLPATRLWSFNVGFYNLFLAAGPVTGLVLLHTGNAGAGRALVLYCCAFMFLAGIALGVSDLLALSRPRGAGRGGALAQALPPLGALIAAFF, from the coding sequence GTGAACGCCGTGGCGCAGATCTTCGCGGCGGTCGCCGTGCTGGTGCACCTGCTGGCGTTCACCTGGGAAGTGCTGCTTTTCGAACGCCGGGGCGTGCACGAGGGCATCTTCAAGATCCCGGCCGCGAACCTGCCCGCCACCCGGCTCTGGTCGTTCAACGTCGGCTTCTACAACCTGTTCCTCGCCGCGGGCCCGGTGACCGGGCTGGTCCTGCTGCACACCGGGAACGCCGGCGCGGGCCGCGCCCTGGTGCTCTACTGCTGCGCTTTCATGTTCCTGGCCGGGATCGCGCTCGGCGTGTCCGACCTGCTCGCCCTCAGCCGCCCGCGCGGCGCCGGCCGGGGCGGCGCGCTCGCCCAGGCGCTCCCGCCACTGGGAGCGCTGATCGCCGCCTTCTTCTAG
- a CDS encoding cupin domain-containing protein, translating into MTHFSSPGAGPELDTGDARITVKVGAEHTGDAFEVFEVDAPRGPTVPPHAEPWAKAFYVLHGRITVYVDGELHDLGPGASISVPAGATNTFTVHTPSAQFLAVSLTGGMGRFFRDVDRATPEQAPEIAARHGIEPAS; encoded by the coding sequence ATGACGCATTTCAGCTCCCCGGGCGCCGGCCCGGAACTCGACACCGGCGACGCGCGGATCACCGTCAAGGTCGGCGCGGAGCACACCGGAGACGCCTTCGAGGTGTTCGAAGTCGACGCGCCCCGCGGGCCGACGGTCCCGCCGCACGCCGAACCCTGGGCGAAGGCCTTCTACGTGCTGCACGGGCGGATCACCGTCTACGTCGACGGCGAACTGCACGACCTCGGCCCCGGCGCGTCGATCAGCGTGCCGGCGGGCGCGACCAACACCTTCACCGTGCACACGCCCTCCGCGCAGTTCCTGGCGGTCAGCCTGACCGGCGGCATGGGCCGCTTCTTCCGCGACGTCGACCGGGCCACGCCGGAGCAGGCGCCCGAGATCGCCGCGCGGCACGGGATCGAGCCGGCGTCGTGA
- a CDS encoding helix-turn-helix transcriptional regulator, with protein sequence MWEGRAQGVRREVAALATAGLGVAELHAAAIELVDRVVPAELACWASLDPDTAVISSMTSGRARIPGEYEPLLATYEYDGRQPHTFAELARRPVPVPVARLSDLPRRDAERSGRLAEVWRPLGLGHELRAVFQVDGTCWAAAGLVRCGEFSDREVEFLTSVAPALAAATRVAARTRGTGEPAEPAIVVAGPDGRQRAATAAAARWRSEVDEIAPGRFAVLVRAVVAGARAAASGTFRARVRDVRGGWILLQAGRLVAGDDDGETVVTVSRASGAELLGVLFAAYGLTARERDVCREVLAGLSTVDIAERLAISAHTVQDHLKSVFGKTGVRSRGELTAKLLS encoded by the coding sequence ATGTGGGAGGGCCGGGCGCAGGGCGTGCGGCGGGAAGTCGCCGCACTCGCGACGGCGGGCCTCGGCGTCGCCGAGCTGCACGCCGCCGCCATCGAGCTGGTCGACCGCGTGGTCCCCGCGGAGCTCGCGTGCTGGGCTTCGCTGGACCCGGACACCGCGGTGATCAGCTCGATGACCAGCGGCCGGGCGCGCATCCCCGGCGAGTACGAGCCGCTGCTGGCGACCTACGAGTACGACGGCCGCCAGCCCCACACCTTCGCCGAGCTGGCCCGGCGGCCGGTGCCGGTGCCGGTGGCGCGGCTGTCGGACCTGCCGCGCCGCGACGCCGAGCGCAGTGGGCGGCTCGCCGAGGTGTGGCGGCCGCTGGGGCTGGGCCACGAGCTGCGCGCGGTGTTCCAGGTCGACGGCACGTGCTGGGCGGCGGCGGGCCTGGTGCGGTGCGGCGAGTTCAGCGACCGCGAGGTCGAGTTCCTGACGTCGGTCGCTCCGGCGCTGGCCGCGGCCACGCGGGTGGCGGCGCGCACGCGTGGCACGGGGGAGCCGGCGGAACCGGCGATCGTGGTGGCCGGCCCGGACGGCCGGCAGCGCGCCGCCACCGCGGCGGCCGCGCGGTGGCGGTCCGAAGTGGACGAAATCGCGCCCGGCCGGTTCGCGGTGCTCGTGCGCGCGGTCGTGGCCGGGGCCCGGGCCGCGGCTTCGGGGACGTTCCGCGCGCGGGTCCGCGACGTTCGCGGCGGCTGGATCCTGTTGCAGGCCGGCCGGTTGGTGGCCGGGGACGACGACGGCGAGACGGTGGTGACCGTCAGCCGCGCGTCGGGCGCCGAGCTGCTGGGCGTCCTGTTCGCGGCCTACGGCCTGACCGCCCGCGAGCGCGACGTGTGCCGCGAGGTGCTCGCCGGTTTGTCCACAGTGGACATCGCGGAGCGGCTGGCCATCTCGGCCCACACGGTGCAGGACCACCTGAAGTCGGTGTTCGGCAAGACCGGCGTCCGCAGCCGCGGGGAACTGACCGCGAAGCTGCTGTCCTGA
- a CDS encoding alpha/beta fold hydrolase: MAMIEVGGTAFGYDEAGEGPAVVLLHTAIGDRRMWDAQFTALAATHRVIRYDRRSFGESAGGPGEHAHYEDLLALLDARGIEQAALVGASMGGACALDAALAAPERITRIALLGSGLTGHEWPEHMRADIARLTAEALPGDRLTRYRAREGDLDPADVRALADANIRYTVAGPARDVSVLPAGMVTLVREMCEQVYRRDWTDPQWTERIPDTRHRLAEITTPALVVIGTADAPGLVELSAHLAESLPEAEYVELADTGHLPSMERPEEVTALLRKFLQG, from the coding sequence ATGGCGATGATCGAGGTGGGCGGGACGGCGTTCGGCTACGACGAAGCGGGCGAGGGACCCGCGGTCGTGCTGCTGCACACGGCGATCGGCGATCGCCGCATGTGGGACGCCCAGTTCACCGCGCTCGCCGCCACGCACCGGGTGATCCGCTACGACCGCCGCAGCTTCGGCGAATCCGCCGGCGGGCCCGGCGAGCACGCCCACTACGAAGATCTGCTGGCCCTGCTCGATGCCCGGGGGATCGAGCAGGCCGCGCTCGTGGGCGCGTCCATGGGCGGGGCGTGCGCGCTGGACGCCGCCCTCGCCGCGCCGGAGCGGATCACCCGGATCGCCCTGCTCGGCTCCGGCCTCACCGGGCACGAGTGGCCGGAGCACATGCGGGCGGACATCGCGCGCCTGACGGCCGAGGCCCTGCCGGGCGACCGGCTCACCCGCTACCGCGCCCGCGAAGGCGACCTCGACCCGGCGGACGTGCGGGCGCTGGCGGACGCCAACATCCGCTACACGGTCGCCGGCCCGGCGCGGGACGTGTCGGTGCTGCCCGCCGGAATGGTGACGCTGGTGCGGGAAATGTGCGAGCAGGTCTACCGGCGGGACTGGACGGATCCACAGTGGACGGAGCGGATCCCGGACACCCGGCACCGGCTGGCCGAGATCACGACTCCGGCGCTGGTGGTGATCGGGACGGCTGATGCGCCCGGCCTGGTCGAGCTGTCCGCGCACCTGGCGGAGTCGTTGCCGGAGGCGGAGTACGTCGAACTCGCCGACACCGGTCACCTGCCGTCGATGGAACGGCCGGAGGAGGTCACGGCGCTGCTGCGCAAGTTCCTGCAAGGGTGA
- a CDS encoding enoyl-CoA hydratase-related protein produces the protein MTDGFQLTRDGEVARLTFARPEKMNAITYGMWSAIPDVVAEVEADPALKVLLIAGAGKHFSAGADISEFGELRTTAEGAASYDKAVESAVAALTSMRKPSVAMIQGNCIGGGCQVSVACDFRFAAEGSRFGITPAKLGIVYHFDSTRQLVSLVGPAHAKYFLLSGELITAARAREIGLLNDVFPADSLESSTAEFIATLCSRSQASVRGMNRIIEKIVAGQETSDAEVEEIRSEALHGEDYAEGVAAFLERRPPRFTFR, from the coding sequence ATGACCGACGGATTCCAGCTGACGCGCGACGGCGAAGTCGCGCGGCTGACCTTCGCCCGGCCGGAGAAGATGAACGCGATCACCTACGGCATGTGGTCGGCGATCCCGGACGTGGTGGCCGAGGTGGAGGCCGACCCGGCGCTGAAGGTGCTGCTGATCGCGGGCGCGGGCAAGCACTTCTCGGCGGGCGCCGACATCAGCGAGTTCGGCGAGCTGCGCACCACGGCGGAGGGCGCGGCGAGCTACGACAAGGCCGTCGAGAGTGCAGTGGCGGCGCTGACCTCGATGCGCAAGCCGTCGGTCGCGATGATCCAGGGCAACTGCATCGGCGGCGGCTGCCAGGTCTCGGTCGCCTGCGACTTCCGGTTCGCCGCGGAAGGTTCCCGGTTCGGCATCACCCCGGCGAAGCTCGGCATCGTCTACCACTTCGACTCGACGCGCCAGCTGGTGTCCCTGGTCGGCCCCGCGCACGCCAAGTACTTCCTGCTTTCGGGCGAGCTGATCACCGCGGCCCGCGCCCGCGAGATCGGCCTGCTCAACGACGTCTTCCCGGCGGACTCGCTGGAATCCTCGACGGCGGAGTTCATCGCGACGCTGTGCTCGCGGTCCCAGGCCTCGGTCCGCGGGATGAACCGGATCATCGAGAAGATCGTCGCCGGCCAGGAGACCTCGGACGCGGAGGTCGAGGAGATCCGCTCCGAGGCCCTGCACGGCGAGGACTACGCGGAGGGCGTCGCCGCGTTCCTCGAGCGCCGCCCGCCGCGCTTCACCTTCCGCTGA
- a CDS encoding aminotransferase class IV, protein MPPRYELNGDPLGPDAALAGMVSYGHFTAMQVRDGRVRGLALHLERLATSTRLLFGTDLDVDLVRSYVRQAIAGEPALSVRVVVLTHSLDEPMQPEILVRTLPPRPPDPAPLRLRTVRYERDLPQVKHLGTFGLIHHSRQAALAGFDDALFVDHAGRISEASIWNAGFLAGDTVVWPEAAVLPGITMLVQKEALRRLGVPQETREVRPADLRDFDAVFVTNSETPGRAVASVDDLVLPPADRAVALLAKAYETVPWDEI, encoded by the coding sequence GTGCCGCCCCGCTACGAGCTGAACGGGGATCCGCTCGGCCCGGACGCCGCACTCGCGGGAATGGTCTCCTACGGCCACTTCACCGCGATGCAGGTCCGGGACGGGCGGGTCCGCGGGCTCGCGCTGCACCTCGAACGGCTCGCGACGAGCACCCGGCTGCTGTTCGGCACCGATCTCGACGTCGACCTGGTGCGCTCCTACGTCCGGCAGGCGATCGCCGGCGAACCCGCGCTGTCGGTGCGGGTCGTGGTGCTCACGCACTCGCTCGACGAGCCGATGCAACCGGAGATCCTGGTCCGAACGCTCCCGCCGCGCCCGCCCGACCCGGCGCCGCTGCGCCTGCGGACGGTCCGCTACGAGCGCGATCTGCCGCAGGTGAAGCACCTGGGCACGTTCGGGCTGATCCACCACTCCCGCCAGGCCGCGCTGGCCGGGTTCGACGACGCGCTGTTCGTCGACCACGCCGGGCGGATCAGCGAAGCGTCGATCTGGAACGCCGGTTTCCTGGCCGGCGACACCGTCGTGTGGCCGGAAGCCGCGGTGCTGCCCGGCATCACCATGCTGGTGCAGAAGGAAGCCCTGCGGCGGCTCGGCGTCCCGCAGGAAACGCGCGAAGTCCGGCCCGCCGATCTCCGCGATTTCGACGCGGTGTTCGTGACGAACTCCGAAACGCCAGGGCGCGCGGTCGCTTCCGTGGACGACCTCGTGCTGCCGCCCGCGGACCGCGCGGTGGCGTTGCTCGCGAAGGCCTACGAAACCGTTCCCTGGGACGAGATCTGA
- a CDS encoding peptidylprolyl isomerase, with protein MATNQQRREAAKRKLERQLERRLEQQKRRRRIGAGVVGVAVLVVAGVVVWIVSANGGENTDAAASSSATPPPTEVQIPTQRTALPKRAKALPNPTTCDFKADTTGSKAPKKVNTPDGKNVPSTGTVNVTLKSTAGDIPLTLDRSLAPCAVQSFISLAKQNFYNDTMCHRLGTEGLQMLQCGDPSATGDPTTDGQGGPGYTMPDEAFPEIKYGRGILAMAKTSAPNSGGSQFFMVYGNAEGLPADYSVFGSISDEGLKVLDAVAKAGIANPNPQDGTGAPTKQVKFTGVTVQ; from the coding sequence GTGGCGACCAACCAGCAGCGCCGCGAAGCTGCGAAGCGCAAGCTCGAGAGGCAGCTCGAGCGCCGATTGGAGCAGCAGAAGCGACGCCGGAGGATCGGCGCCGGCGTCGTCGGCGTGGCGGTCCTCGTCGTCGCGGGCGTGGTGGTGTGGATCGTCAGCGCGAACGGCGGCGAAAACACCGACGCCGCGGCGTCGTCGTCGGCCACTCCGCCGCCGACCGAAGTCCAGATCCCGACGCAGCGCACCGCGCTGCCGAAGCGGGCCAAGGCGCTGCCGAACCCGACGACGTGCGACTTCAAGGCCGACACGACGGGCAGCAAGGCGCCGAAGAAGGTGAACACCCCGGACGGCAAGAACGTCCCGTCGACCGGCACGGTGAACGTGACGCTCAAGAGCACCGCGGGCGACATCCCGCTGACGCTCGACCGGTCGCTCGCGCCCTGCGCGGTGCAGAGCTTCATCAGCCTCGCGAAGCAGAACTTCTACAACGACACCATGTGCCACCGGCTCGGCACCGAAGGCCTGCAGATGCTGCAGTGCGGTGACCCGTCGGCCACCGGTGACCCGACGACCGACGGCCAGGGCGGCCCCGGCTACACGATGCCGGACGAGGCGTTCCCGGAGATCAAGTACGGCCGCGGCATCCTCGCCATGGCGAAGACGTCCGCCCCGAACTCCGGCGGCAGCCAGTTCTTCATGGTCTACGGCAACGCCGAGGGCCTGCCGGCGGACTACTCGGTGTTCGGCAGCATCAGCGACGAGGGCCTGAAGGTGCTCGACGCGGTCGCCAAGGCGGGCATCGCGAACCCGAACCCGCAGGACGGCACCGGGGCGCCGACCAAGCAGGTCAAGTTCACGGGCGTCACCGTCCAGTAG
- a CDS encoding MBL fold metallo-hydrolase codes for MLVVGFGSGPLQANCYLLAEAAGGPCVVVDPGQEVAAPLAAALAEHRLVPAALVATHGHPDHVASAAALSAEHGVPLHLHPADAPLHDGASVPLGTGTFAGLDIDVRPAPGHTPGSVVLVLETAEGGRLALTGDTLFAGSVGRGDVAEAVRELVASLPDDTVVLPGHGPATTIGRERAGNPFLAGTGA; via the coding sequence GTGCTCGTCGTCGGGTTCGGCAGCGGCCCGCTGCAGGCCAACTGCTACCTGCTGGCGGAGGCCGCCGGCGGGCCGTGCGTGGTCGTGGATCCGGGGCAGGAGGTGGCCGCGCCGCTGGCCGCCGCGCTCGCCGAGCACCGGCTGGTCCCGGCGGCGCTGGTGGCCACCCACGGGCACCCCGACCACGTCGCTTCGGCCGCTGCGCTGTCGGCCGAGCACGGCGTCCCGCTGCACCTGCACCCGGCCGACGCCCCGCTCCACGACGGGGCCAGCGTCCCGCTCGGGACCGGGACCTTCGCCGGCCTGGACATCGACGTCCGCCCGGCGCCCGGGCACACCCCGGGTTCGGTGGTGCTCGTCCTGGAGACGGCCGAAGGTGGCCGGCTCGCGCTGACCGGCGACACGCTGTTCGCCGGGTCGGTGGGCCGCGGCGACGTGGCGGAAGCGGTGCGGGAGCTGGTGGCGAGCCTGCCGGACGACACGGTGGTGCTGCCGGGCCACGGCCCGGCGACGACGATCGGCCGGGAACGCGCGGGCAACCCGTTCCTCGCCGGGACGGGGGCGTGA
- a CDS encoding YibE/F family protein, which translates to MDRPDLADDDTGPIRRVTDELSPSPGPGTSGTPGTPGKPARRTPEGARRRTDTGPRRAPVETGSHRIPAETAAPRSGRRADTGPQRVPAADQADSTATRRRDTGRAPADTAAPHASRRADTGPQRTARRGDTGPQRVPRGSKPRTPAETTPAAETGHGHGHGHGHGPAAPASRRVKLLLIWLLAPLALATVVGMVVLYPWGKASPTSVVPQGTPVHANITATNTGPCLAQGQVQVGDQTDPNAKPCLTVDLTMTDGPATGKQLKLTVPIEPSTPRFAAGDAVVLAYNGGNAGDPASFQLVDFQRGTPLLVLAALFAVAVLVLGRWQGLAALVALGLSFVVIALFILPAILAGENPLVVAIAGAGAIMFIALYLTHGLSARTSAAVLGTLVSLALIGILSAIFSAAASLTGLDDSTSTLIGSLGHGIDARGLLLAGVVIGALGVLDDVTVTQTSAVWELRRANPDLPWQELYRSGLRIGRDHVGSAVNTLVMAYAGAALPVLLYSSISGVGLGSLLGSEEIAQEIIRTLAGSVGIVAAVPVTTVLAALIASREPATYLSSTTKTVPSHP; encoded by the coding sequence GTGGACCGCCCCGACCTCGCCGACGACGACACCGGCCCGATTCGCCGGGTGACGGACGAGCTGTCCCCTTCGCCGGGGCCCGGGACGTCCGGAACGCCGGGAACGCCCGGGAAACCGGCCCGCCGCACGCCTGAGGGCGCTCGCCGCCGCACGGACACCGGCCCGCGGCGCGCACCCGTCGAGACCGGTTCGCACCGGATCCCGGCCGAGACCGCGGCCCCTCGCAGCGGCCGCCGCGCCGACACCGGCCCGCAACGGGTCCCGGCCGCTGACCAAGCCGATTCCACGGCCACCCGCCGCAGGGACACCGGCCGGGCCCCGGCCGACACCGCCGCTCCCCACGCCAGTCGCCGAGCCGACACCGGGCCCCAGCGCACCGCTCGCCGAGGCGACACCGGACCCCAGCGAGTCCCGCGTGGCAGCAAGCCGCGCACTCCGGCGGAAACCACCCCCGCTGCCGAAACCGGCCACGGACACGGCCATGGTCACGGTCACGGCCCCGCCGCCCCCGCCTCCCGCCGGGTCAAACTGCTCCTGATCTGGCTCCTCGCCCCGCTGGCCCTGGCCACCGTCGTCGGCATGGTCGTCCTCTACCCGTGGGGCAAGGCCTCCCCGACCAGCGTCGTCCCCCAGGGCACGCCCGTGCACGCGAACATCACCGCCACCAACACCGGCCCCTGCCTCGCGCAGGGCCAGGTGCAGGTCGGCGACCAGACCGACCCGAACGCGAAACCCTGCCTGACCGTCGACCTGACCATGACCGACGGGCCGGCGACCGGGAAGCAGCTCAAGCTGACCGTCCCGATCGAGCCCAGCACCCCGCGGTTCGCCGCCGGGGACGCCGTCGTGCTCGCCTACAACGGCGGGAACGCCGGCGATCCCGCCAGTTTCCAGCTGGTCGACTTCCAGCGCGGGACGCCGCTGCTCGTGCTGGCCGCGCTGTTCGCGGTCGCGGTGCTCGTGCTCGGCCGCTGGCAAGGGCTCGCCGCGCTGGTGGCGCTCGGGCTGTCCTTCGTCGTCATCGCGCTGTTCATCCTCCCGGCCATCCTCGCCGGCGAGAACCCGCTGGTGGTGGCGATCGCCGGGGCGGGCGCGATCATGTTCATCGCGCTGTACCTGACCCACGGGCTGTCGGCGAGAACGTCGGCCGCCGTGCTCGGGACGCTCGTCAGCCTCGCGCTCATCGGCATCCTCTCCGCGATCTTCTCCGCCGCGGCGTCGCTCACCGGCCTCGACGACAGCACGTCGACGCTCATCGGGTCGCTCGGCCACGGCATCGACGCACGCGGACTGCTGCTCGCCGGGGTCGTGATCGGCGCGCTCGGCGTCCTCGACGACGTCACCGTCACCCAGACCAGCGCCGTCTGGGAGCTGCGCCGCGCCAACCCGGACCTGCCCTGGCAGGAGCTGTACCGCTCCGGCCTGCGGATCGGCCGCGACCACGTCGGCTCCGCGGTCAACACGCTCGTCATGGCCTACGCCGGGGCCGCGCTGCCGGTGCTGCTGTACTCGTCGATCTCCGGGGTCGGCCTGGGCTCGCTGCTGGGCAGCGAAGAAATCGCGCAGGAGATCATCCGCACGCTCGCGGGCAGCGTCGGCATCGTCGCGGCCGTCCCGGTGACGACGGTCCTGGCCGCCCTGATCGCCTCCCGCGAGCCCGCGACCTACCTCAGCAGCACCACGAAGACCGTTCCGTCCCACCCGTAA